From Serratia fonticola:
GCGCCCAGCTTTTAGCTGCTGGAAGTAGGTTTCATACAGCGTACTGGTCTCACCCACATCATTTTGCCATTCACCGTTCTCAATCACCGCATCATCTGGATACAGCGACTTGTCGTTGGCGATCTCTTTAGGTAGCAGCTTTCTCGCGGCCAGATTGGGAGTAGGGTAACCGATGGTTTCCGCCACCTGCACCGCGATCTCTGGGCGCAGCAGGAAGTCGATCAACTTCAACGCTCCCTCAACGTTCTTGGCGTTAGCCGGAATGGCCAGGCTATCCATCCAGAAGATCCCGCCTTCTTTCGGCCAGACGATCTCCAATGGGGTACCGGCCTGGCGCGCGACATAGGCGGAACCGTTCCATACCATGCCCAGATCGACTTCACCTTCCATATACGGATTACCCGGATTATCGGAGTTAAACGCCAGCACGTTTGGCATCAGCTTCTTGAGCTCGTTATAGGCAGCCTCTATCTGCTTAGGATCGGTGGTATTGCCCGAATAACCCAGTTTGCGCAGCGCGACCTGGAACACTTCACGTGCATCATCGGTGAGCAGTACGCGGCCTTTGTATCCCGGTTTCCACAGATCGGCCCAGGCAGTTACGGTGTTGGCATCAATGGCATCCGAATTGACGCCAATGGCGGTGGCGCCCCAGATATAGGGAATGGAGTAATCGTTGTTGGGATCGAACGGCTTGTGCAACAGGTTGGGATCGAGATCGTTAAAGTGGCTGAGTTTGCTTTTGTCGATCTTTTGCAGCATCCCCTCCTTGCTCATCTTGGCGATGAAATAGGTGGAAGGGACTACCAGATCGTACGCGCCGTCCCGGTAGGTTTTGAGCTTGGCATACATGCTTTCGTTGGATTCATAGGTGGAGTAAATCACCTTGATACCGGTTTCTTTGGTGAACTGTTCCAGCAGCCCAGGCGGGACATACTCGGTCCAGTTGTAGAAATAGAGCGTTTTGCCGTCGTCCGCGGCGTTTGCCGAGCCAAGGCTCAGTGCCATCATCCCGGCTGCGAGCAGATGTGACCACTTTTTCATGGTACGGATCCTTTAGCAGTGCGTGTTTTTACAGTATAGCGTGATGCGCCATACCCCAGAGAGCGGCCATTATAGGTGGCGTACCCAGCGGGGTAAAGACGCTTATCCCGTTGGCAAATCAGTGTTTTTGCCGATCGCGCAACAGCAGTTGGCTGGTCAGCACCAGCGCTAGCGATAATACCAGCAGAATGGTCGCCAGGGCGTTAACTTCAGGAGATAC
This genomic window contains:
- the potD gene encoding spermidine/putrescine ABC transporter substrate-binding protein PotD, whose product is MKKWSHLLAAGMMALSLGSANAADDGKTLYFYNWTEYVPPGLLEQFTKETGIKVIYSTYESNESMYAKLKTYRDGAYDLVVPSTYFIAKMSKEGMLQKIDKSKLSHFNDLDPNLLHKPFDPNNDYSIPYIWGATAIGVNSDAIDANTVTAWADLWKPGYKGRVLLTDDAREVFQVALRKLGYSGNTTDPKQIEAAYNELKKLMPNVLAFNSDNPGNPYMEGEVDLGMVWNGSAYVARQAGTPLEIVWPKEGGIFWMDSLAIPANAKNVEGALKLIDFLLRPEIAVQVAETIGYPTPNLAARKLLPKEIANDKSLYPDDAVIENGEWQNDVGETSTLYETYFQQLKAGR